In one window of Ruminococcus hominis DNA:
- a CDS encoding response regulator transcription factor, with the protein MNYKILMVDDDRELLKMLNQYFTLKNYTVMIAENGIEAMEKISANPDIILLDVNMPGMDGIEVCRRIRDMVSCPIIFLTAKVEEQDRVMGLLSGGDDYVLKPFSLKELDARIIAHLKREERLHRKKEQRFYGELVIDYASKCVHIKGNALELTKLEYEIIEFLSMNPEMVFDKERIYEKIGGYDAEGDSRVVTELIRRIRKKMKMYSEHEYIATVWGRGYKWAK; encoded by the coding sequence ATGAACTATAAAATTTTAATGGTTGATGATGATAGAGAATTGCTAAAAATGCTGAATCAATACTTTACATTGAAGAATTATACGGTAATGATTGCAGAAAATGGCATAGAAGCAATGGAAAAGATAAGTGCAAATCCTGATATTATTTTATTGGACGTAAATATGCCGGGAATGGACGGAATTGAAGTGTGCAGAAGAATCAGAGATATGGTTTCCTGTCCGATTATTTTTTTGACTGCAAAAGTAGAAGAACAGGATCGAGTAATGGGATTGTTGTCTGGTGGTGATGATTATGTTTTAAAACCATTCAGTTTGAAAGAATTAGATGCTAGAATTATTGCCCATTTGAAACGTGAAGAACGTTTACATAGGAAAAAAGAACAAAGGTTTTATGGAGAATTAGTGATTGACTATGCCAGTAAATGTGTACATATTAAAGGGAATGCTTTAGAGCTTACGAAATTAGAGTATGAGATCATAGAATTTTTGTCTATGAACCCTGAAATGGTATTTGATAAAGAACGAATCTATGAGAAGATTGGCGGATATGATGCAGAAGGGGACAGCCGGGTGGTTACGGAGTTGATTCGCAGAATCCGCAAGAAAATGAAAATGTATTCGGAACACGAATATATTGCAACGGTATGGGGGAGGGGATATAAATGGGCAAAATAA
- a CDS encoding TnpV protein, producing MRLRLVCLDTDDYKYLRFERIVEQMKQAQGITEQLKAENQMEWVARMNNI from the coding sequence GTGCGACTTCGGCTTGTTTGTTTGGATACAGATGACTATAAGTATTTAAGGTTTGAAAGAATTGTAGAGCAGATGAAACAGGCACAGGGGATCACGGAACAGTTAAAGGCAGAAAATCAGATGGAATGGGTAGCGAGAATGAACAATATATAA
- a CDS encoding ABC transporter ATP-binding protein, which yields MSIHIEDLTVRFKNSVTAIDHADLDIPNGIFGLLGENGAGKTTLMRVLTTVLKPTNGMVTLDGILYSEGNYEKIQRKIGYLPQEIELYPNLTVQECLEYMGDLAGVPKAECRKRIDYYLKKTSLIEHRKKKMKQLSGGMKRRVGLVQALLNEPEFLIVDEPTTGLDPEERIRIRNLLVDFSENRTVLFSTHVVEDLAATCNQLAIMHKGRFLYAGSMKNLTEEAQGKIWICKVPDERKAREVEQKYRITSKQYVEGGLQLRVISEIQPELECMSIPATLEDAYIYVTNQYE from the coding sequence ATGAGTATTCATATTGAGGATTTAACGGTAAGATTTAAGAATAGTGTCACAGCAATCGACCATGCAGATTTAGATATACCAAATGGGATATTTGGACTATTGGGAGAAAATGGAGCGGGAAAGACAACTTTGATGAGAGTTTTGACTACTGTGCTTAAACCTACAAACGGAATGGTTACATTAGACGGAATTTTGTATAGCGAAGGAAACTATGAAAAAATCCAAAGAAAGATAGGGTATTTACCACAGGAAATTGAACTGTATCCTAATTTGACGGTTCAGGAGTGTTTGGAGTATATGGGAGATCTGGCAGGTGTTCCGAAAGCAGAATGTAGAAAGCGGATAGATTATTATTTGAAAAAGACCAGTCTTATAGAACATCGTAAGAAGAAAATGAAGCAGTTATCAGGCGGTATGAAGCGACGGGTAGGATTGGTGCAGGCGCTTTTAAATGAACCGGAATTTTTAATTGTGGATGAGCCAACTACCGGTTTAGATCCGGAGGAACGTATTCGCATCCGCAATTTGTTAGTAGATTTTTCTGAAAACAGAACGGTTTTGTTTTCAACTCATGTGGTAGAAGACTTAGCTGCCACCTGCAATCAGCTTGCAATTATGCATAAAGGTCGATTTCTGTATGCGGGTTCTATGAAGAATTTGACAGAAGAAGCACAGGGGAAAATCTGGATTTGCAAAGTACCTGATGAGAGAAAAGCAAGAGAAGTGGAACAGAAGTATCGTATTACATCTAAACAGTATGTTGAGGGGGGATTGCAGTTAAGAGTGATTTCTGAAATACAGCCAGAATTGGAGTGTATGTCAATTCCTGCAACGTTGGAAGATGCTTATATTTATGTGACGAATCAATACGAGTAG
- a CDS encoding HAMP domain-containing sensor histidine kinase codes for MGKIKNLSLRKTIVLYMIISLIISFYLSALIMRIASTVQNNIWWNYVDQEEYFEMAEGDGRRYLPDVPRPHSYEMKEFDYHVSEICDFLQTFTVLIVSVAGSIIAVFLFYKHKLKCPIEELELASRQVGRNNLDFHITYENEDEMGGLCKEFERMRGQLAENNQQLWKMLEEEKALRAAIAHDIRSPLSVLEGYQEMLSEYLPKKEINMEQALEMVNESKKQIERMDIFVETMRKMSSLDTRELVAEEITSKQVEIDVRAEMNVFRKKFGKLYELECSETEEKFSGDKEVILEVIENLLSNAFRYAKTKVEMEVFLTCSELQIRIKDDGVGFTIDKQKATELFYQQNVKDSLKHSGMGMYISRLYCEKHGGQLLIENEKQSGAVITAVFHRIA; via the coding sequence ATGGGCAAAATAAAAAATCTTTCGTTAAGGAAAACCATTGTTTTGTATATGATAATTAGTTTAATAATTAGTTTTTATCTTTCAGCACTAATTATGCGAATAGCAAGCACAGTACAAAACAACATTTGGTGGAATTATGTAGACCAAGAAGAATATTTTGAAATGGCTGAAGGGGATGGTAGAAGGTATTTGCCAGATGTTCCGAGACCACATTCTTATGAAATGAAAGAATTTGATTATCATGTATCGGAAATATGTGATTTTCTTCAGACATTTACAGTGCTTATCGTATCTGTTGCAGGGAGTATTATAGCGGTATTTCTTTTTTATAAGCATAAACTGAAATGCCCTATCGAAGAATTAGAACTGGCTTCCCGACAAGTTGGTCGAAATAATTTAGATTTCCATATCACTTATGAAAATGAAGATGAGATGGGCGGATTGTGCAAAGAGTTTGAACGAATGAGAGGACAGCTGGCAGAGAATAATCAACAGTTATGGAAAATGCTTGAGGAAGAAAAGGCTTTGCGGGCTGCCATTGCACATGATATACGTTCTCCGCTCTCTGTGCTGGAGGGGTATCAGGAAATGCTTTCAGAATATCTTCCGAAGAAAGAGATAAATATGGAGCAAGCCTTAGAAATGGTAAATGAAAGCAAAAAACAGATTGAACGTATGGATATCTTTGTGGAAACTATGCGAAAGATGAGCAGTTTAGATACAAGGGAGTTAGTAGCAGAAGAAATTACCAGTAAACAGGTAGAAATAGACGTACGGGCAGAGATGAACGTGTTTAGGAAAAAATTTGGAAAGCTATATGAATTAGAATGTTCGGAAACAGAAGAAAAATTTTCAGGAGATAAGGAAGTGATTTTAGAGGTTATAGAAAACCTTTTGTCAAATGCCTTTCGTTACGCCAAGACAAAAGTGGAAATGGAAGTGTTTCTTACCTGTTCTGAATTACAGATCAGAATAAAGGATGATGGAGTGGGATTTACAATAGATAAGCAAAAGGCAACAGAGCTTTTTTATCAGCAAAATGTGAAAGACAGTTTGAAACATTCAGGAATGGGCATGTATATCAGCAGATTGTATTGTGAAAAGCATGGTGGTCAGTTACTGATAGAAAATGAAAAACAGAGTGGAGCTGTAATAACAGCAGTATTTCATCGGATTGCATGA
- a CDS encoding CpXC domain-containing protein, protein MSRHHIEKVTCPSCHHEGDFELWDSINTALDPEMKEKVLNQSIFLYTCPSCGETFRLNYSTLYHQMEDLVMIYLVPESEVKKTYEIFYEKNALADYRTEKYLYRIVTSANQLVEKIQIFDAGKDDRVMELVKLLATDSILKNDPYIEFDELRFAVDDDGTNILVIINKGEITGAVDIDNMYEFASSHCNDFKDLRDDDEIVINREWILNKLAEAENE, encoded by the coding sequence ATGTCAAGACATCATATAGAAAAGGTAACTTGTCCTTCCTGCCATCATGAGGGAGATTTTGAGCTCTGGGACAGTATTAATACTGCACTGGATCCTGAAATGAAAGAGAAGGTACTTAATCAATCTATTTTCCTTTATACCTGCCCGAGCTGTGGAGAGACCTTTCGTTTAAACTACTCCACACTCTATCACCAGATGGAAGATCTTGTCATGATTTATCTGGTTCCTGAATCAGAAGTAAAGAAGACATATGAAATATTTTATGAAAAAAATGCTTTGGCTGATTATCGTACCGAAAAGTACTTATACCGGATTGTGACATCAGCAAATCAGCTCGTTGAAAAGATCCAGATCTTTGATGCAGGTAAAGATGACAGGGTAATGGAACTTGTTAAATTACTTGCGACAGATTCTATTCTCAAAAATGATCCCTATATAGAATTTGATGAACTGCGCTTTGCTGTCGACGACGACGGAACAAATATTCTTGTAATCATTAATAAGGGTGAGATTACTGGTGCAGTTGACATTGACAATATGTATGAATTTGCTTCTTCACACTGCAATGATTTCAAGGATCTCCGCGATGATGATGAAATAGTTATCAATAGGGAGTGGATCCTTAACAAACTTGCCGAAGCAGAAAACGAATAG
- a CDS encoding sigma-70 family RNA polymerase sigma factor, whose product MLTLKELKKIVKVADVEKRIPSVKSLKEHKVVVKEMINADTTISVYDHGYVLYTAGNQSTVFPLHSCDDYEYVSVTGDNKEFNKEFFDNENWYIRLLMEAEDRMAYSQRKISTNHGVFSNSDVTDDAEIMRGSSKDFVDDVIDREILHALIKELTERQKMVLNLVYFEEMRQQDVADYLGIKQQSVNDLLNRALKTMKKKAENEEF is encoded by the coding sequence ATGTTGACATTAAAAGAACTGAAAAAAATCGTGAAAGTTGCTGATGTGGAGAAAAGAATCCCAAGCGTGAAATCCTTGAAAGAACACAAAGTTGTAGTAAAAGAAATGATCAATGCAGATACAACGATCTCTGTTTATGATCACGGATATGTGCTTTATACAGCGGGAAATCAATCAACCGTATTTCCGCTTCATAGTTGTGATGACTATGAATATGTGAGTGTAACTGGCGATAACAAGGAATTCAATAAAGAGTTCTTTGATAATGAAAACTGGTATATCCGTCTGCTGATGGAGGCTGAAGACCGTATGGCATACAGCCAGCGCAAAATCAGCACCAATCATGGTGTATTTTCTAACAGCGATGTTACAGATGATGCGGAGATTATGAGAGGATCTTCAAAAGATTTTGTTGACGATGTTATCGACAGAGAAATTCTGCATGCACTGATCAAGGAATTGACAGAGAGGCAAAAGATGGTACTCAATCTGGTTTATTTCGAAGAAATGCGTCAGCAGGATGTCGCAGATTATCTGGGAATCAAACAGCAGAGTGTAAATGACCTCCTGAACAGGGCATTAAAAACGATGAAAAAAAAGGCGGAAAACGAAGAATTTTAA
- a CDS encoding DinB/UmuC family translesion DNA polymerase has translation MGGGNVSQDQTSIICIDLKSFYASVECVERGLDPFKANLVVADPTRSKSTICLAITPAMKSLGIKNRCRIHEIPDCVKYITAMPRMQLYMDYSAKIYGIYLRYVSKEDIHVYSVDECFIDVTNYLQLYHLTAKEMAVKLMQAVMEETGITATAGVGTNLYLAKIAMDIVAKHVDDHIGILDEFSYREKLWDHKPLSDFWRIGSRTEKKLAGYGIHTMGDIAMASLRSEDWLYKMFGIDAELLIDHAWGYETCRMSDIKNYHSEEHSLSNGQVLMRNYSFEEALVIVREMTDNLVLDLFEKGLVTSSLTLWIAYDHRYEHEASKGTVKLERESNSSKKIIDAVEDLYLRIADRYTGIRRIEVCANRVAPESYVQYSLFDDPKQTDKERHLQEAVLNVKQRYGKNAIMRGSNLLECSTYRERNEQIGGHRA, from the coding sequence ATGGGAGGTGGAAATGTGAGTCAGGATCAGACTTCTATTATCTGTATTGATCTGAAGTCCTTTTATGCTTCTGTAGAATGCGTAGAACGTGGACTGGATCCATTTAAAGCAAACCTGGTGGTTGCAGATCCGACCAGATCAAAGTCAACAATCTGTTTGGCAATCACTCCGGCTATGAAGTCTCTTGGCATCAAGAACCGGTGCCGGATCCATGAGATACCGGATTGTGTGAAGTACATTACAGCCATGCCGAGGATGCAGTTGTACATGGATTATTCCGCAAAGATCTATGGAATCTATCTGCGGTATGTCTCAAAAGAAGATATCCATGTGTACAGTGTTGATGAGTGTTTTATTGATGTGACAAACTATCTGCAGCTTTATCATCTCACTGCAAAAGAAATGGCGGTAAAGCTTATGCAGGCAGTCATGGAGGAAACTGGCATCACTGCAACTGCAGGTGTGGGAACCAATCTGTATCTTGCTAAGATCGCAATGGATATCGTAGCAAAGCATGTGGATGACCATATCGGAATCCTGGATGAATTCTCTTACAGAGAGAAGCTATGGGATCATAAACCATTAAGTGACTTCTGGAGGATTGGATCCCGTACTGAAAAAAAACTGGCCGGTTATGGAATCCATACGATGGGCGATATTGCAATGGCTTCTTTAAGATCCGAAGACTGGCTGTATAAGATGTTTGGAATTGATGCAGAGTTGTTGATCGATCATGCATGGGGCTATGAAACATGCCGGATGAGTGACATCAAGAACTATCATTCGGAGGAACACAGCCTTTCAAATGGTCAGGTGCTGATGCGAAATTATTCTTTTGAAGAAGCACTTGTGATCGTAAGGGAAATGACAGATAATCTGGTCCTGGATCTGTTTGAAAAAGGACTGGTAACAAGCTCTCTCACCTTATGGATCGCCTATGACCACAGGTATGAGCATGAGGCATCCAAAGGAACCGTAAAACTCGAAAGAGAAAGTAACAGTTCCAAAAAGATCATAGATGCAGTGGAAGATTTATATCTCAGGATTGCAGACAGATATACCGGAATCCGAAGAATCGAGGTGTGTGCGAACAGGGTTGCTCCTGAAAGTTATGTGCAGTACAGCCTGTTTGATGATCCCAAACAGACCGATAAGGAACGACATTTACAGGAAGCAGTATTGAATGTAAAGCAGCGTTATGGAAAGAATGCAATCATGCGGGGGTCCAACCTGCTAGAGTGTTCTACTTATAGAGAACGCAACGAGCAAATAGGTGGTCACCGTGCTTAG
- a CDS encoding ImmA/IrrE family metallo-endopeptidase, whose product MRNTYIYTETKKLIKKYGTRDPFEIMDQMNIVVGETSRYKTLKGYCFMSCKTIYVMISSFLSEEEKMIVAAHELGHIILHRSQLKMAPMQDDTLYNMTDNTEYQANLFAADLLIDDEEIEDMVQNEDLDYFGLCSSLNATPELMSFKLYSLTKRGQAYHMPMEIQSNFLAK is encoded by the coding sequence TTGAGAAACACTTACATATATACAGAAACAAAGAAATTAATCAAGAAATATGGAACCCGAGATCCATTTGAGATCATGGATCAGATGAACATTGTGGTCGGTGAAACTTCCAGATATAAGACACTGAAAGGATACTGTTTTATGAGCTGTAAGACAATCTATGTCATGATCAGCAGTTTCCTTTCAGAAGAAGAAAAGATGATCGTTGCCGCCCATGAATTAGGGCATATCATCCTGCATCGTTCCCAGCTGAAAATGGCTCCAATGCAAGATGATACCCTCTACAATATGACGGATAATACAGAATACCAGGCCAATCTGTTTGCTGCCGATCTTCTGATTGATGATGAGGAGATTGAAGATATGGTTCAGAACGAAGACCTGGATTATTTCGGACTCTGCAGCTCTTTGAATGCGACTCCGGAACTCATGAGCTTTAAACTATACAGCCTGACAAAACGAGGCCAGGCTTATCATATGCCGATGGAGATACAGAGTAATTTTCTGGCGAAATAA
- a CDS encoding ABC transporter permease, giving the protein MIAIFKREIRNYLKRPLFWVGVLLVIYGVFNATSPYLTTHYLTTGEEIINDQSNTSVEGEVYEGYIPATPEKHREVWHEKVKIKLTDVFGLTDSEAQNVIEKLESMNLKEAYAYLEQEYDWYGARYLYEDSTYYKGTAEEINAYLDKKLEDKTFSFYYARKFADFAGLYMVFFAIIMLAVLFLQDTKKHTYELLHTKPVTAGKYVMGKVSAGFTICLLVLTILNILFWVLCRIYTKDSGFEVRLWDFVASTVLYILPNMLMIVSIYTLISLIFKNPLPGVPLLILYMVYSNLGGTNAEGVYGYWGKPLAIMVRFPGQLFDTTPPPMALLNQSFLIIVSVVIILISIQIWKRRRI; this is encoded by the coding sequence ATGATTGCTATTTTTAAAAGAGAGATTAGGAATTATCTAAAGCGACCGTTATTTTGGGTAGGTGTTCTGCTTGTGATTTATGGTGTGTTTAATGCGACAAGTCCATATTTAACCACACATTATCTTACAACGGGGGAGGAAATCATCAATGATCAGTCCAACACTTCGGTTGAAGGAGAAGTGTATGAGGGCTATATTCCAGCCACGCCTGAAAAGCACAGAGAGGTATGGCATGAAAAGGTAAAAATAAAATTAACGGATGTGTTTGGATTGACGGATTCAGAAGCACAGAATGTCATTGAAAAGCTGGAAAGCATGAATTTAAAAGAGGCCTATGCGTATTTGGAGCAGGAATATGACTGGTACGGGGCAAGGTATTTATACGAGGACAGTACGTATTATAAGGGAACGGCAGAAGAAATCAACGCATATCTAGATAAAAAATTGGAAGATAAGACATTTTCTTTTTATTACGCAAGAAAATTTGCTGATTTTGCGGGTCTGTATATGGTGTTTTTTGCAATTATTATGTTGGCGGTTTTATTTTTACAAGATACAAAAAAGCATACTTATGAATTGTTGCATACAAAGCCTGTGACTGCCGGGAAGTATGTAATGGGAAAAGTGAGTGCAGGATTTACAATTTGTTTGCTTGTACTAACTATTTTGAATATACTGTTTTGGGTATTGTGCCGCATCTATACAAAGGATAGTGGATTTGAAGTGCGACTATGGGATTTTGTGGCTTCTACGGTACTTTATATATTGCCTAATATGCTGATGATTGTGAGTATATATACATTGATTTCACTCATATTTAAAAATCCACTTCCGGGTGTACCACTTTTGATTCTTTATATGGTGTATTCCAATTTGGGCGGAACTAATGCAGAGGGAGTTTACGGATATTGGGGCAAACCTTTGGCAATCATGGTACGATTTCCGGGGCAGCTTTTTGATACGACACCGCCCCCGATGGCGCTCTTAAATCAAAGTTTTCTTATTATTGTATCGGTAGTAATTATACTGATTTCGATACAGATTTGGAAGCGGAGGCGAATATAA
- a CDS encoding helix-turn-helix domain-containing protein, translating to MTFGEKVRSLRKEKKMSQQELASMVGVSYRTIRSWEVEGRFPKQNVLYQKLADALQCDVSYLMSENEAFITEASEQFGNRGARQAQQILEQAAAMFAGGSLTDEDKIAFMDEIQSLYLDSKRRAKKFTPKKYLKNQEEK from the coding sequence ATGACATTCGGTGAAAAAGTAAGATCATTAAGAAAAGAAAAAAAGATGAGTCAGCAGGAACTGGCCAGTATGGTTGGTGTTTCATATAGGACCATTCGATCCTGGGAAGTAGAAGGACGTTTTCCAAAACAAAATGTTCTGTATCAAAAACTGGCAGATGCATTACAGTGTGACGTTTCTTATCTCATGAGTGAGAATGAAGCTTTTATCACAGAAGCATCCGAACAGTTTGGTAACCGTGGTGCCAGACAGGCTCAGCAGATTCTGGAACAGGCTGCAGCTATGTTTGCCGGTGGATCACTGACAGACGAAGATAAAATAGCTTTTATGGATGAGATCCAGAGCCTTTATCTGGATTCCAAAAGACGTGCAAAGAAATTTACACCGAAAAAATATCTGAAAAACCAAGAGGAAAAATAA
- a CDS encoding penicillin-binding transpeptidase domain-containing protein, protein MNSYLQQIGYGNKNISGDFSSYWMQSSLKISPVEQVELLKNLYRNNFNFTPANIHAVKNSIHLTASENGEFMEKPEPDE, encoded by the coding sequence ATAAATTCATACCTTCAGCAAATAGGATATGGCAATAAAAATATATCCGGAGATTTCTCTTCCTACTGGATGCAGTCATCCTTAAAGATTTCACCAGTAGAACAAGTTGAACTTTTGAAAAATTTATATCGAAACAACTTCAACTTTACTCCTGCTAATATTCATGCCGTCAAAAATTCCATCCATCTTACCGCCTCTGAAAATGGAGAATTTATGGAAAAACCGGAACCGGACGAGTGA
- a CDS encoding DUF6219 family protein, translating to MKSHKYWSIGALITMLGTFYTGYKGSKEGHKYFAASSLLCMIMAIYTGHKMISGKSRKKKEVSVESVED from the coding sequence ATGAAATCACATAAATATTGGTCTATCGGTGCACTGATTACAATGCTTGGAACTTTTTATACAGGTTATAAGGGATCAAAAGAAGGCCATAAGTACTTTGCAGCAAGTTCTTTGCTTTGCATGATTATGGCTATTTATACAGGACACAAGATGATTTCTGGTAAAAGTAGGAAGAAAAAAGAAGTTTCAGTAGAGAGTGTTGAAGATTAA